From the Antennarius striatus isolate MH-2024 chromosome 15, ASM4005453v1, whole genome shotgun sequence genome, the window GAATAGGTCGGAATCTGCCTGATCAAACAGGAATATTCTGGAGACATCAGGACTCTAGCTCCACCCAGTGGAGAGCTGTGGGAACGACTGGAATCTTCCTGGAgattctgcagctcctcctaTCAGAATATAAAAGCTGGGTCAGTCCCACTGCTCAGACAGaaagcaacacaaacaacacagaagaCAACATCTCAACAGTGTTCGTCTGACAGCAAGAGGACTCAGCACTAACCACAGTGACGATGCTGTGCTCTCATGGATTCCAGTCATCCCTCATTCCAGTCACAAGCTTCTACTGGCCTGTTCACAGGCTGAGACCAGAGGTTGGACCTCTGCTCTGCCAGCACAGAAACCTacagcagctctgcagcagtCTGGAGCTGATGGAAAAACTTCAACGCAGCAtcctggaggagatggagccTTTCCAAACCAGTATGGAGGTGCAACCAGTCTCCcagcagctggagaaagagGGGCCACACTTTGGGCTGACCCTGGACACTCGAGGCTTCTCTCCAGAGGAGCTGTCTGTCAGGCAGGTGGGCAGGAAGCTGAGAGTCCGTGGGAGGACAGAGAAgaagcagggggaggaggagaaaggctCCTACTCCTACAGACTCCAGGAGTTCAGACGGGAGTTTGATCTGCCTGAGGGAACCAACCATGGAGCCGTCACTTGCTTCCTGGATCCAGATGGGAAGCTCCACATCCAGGCGGCTGAGGCTCCACAAGTGGATGAGGCTGAGAGAGAGCTGGCAATCAAGAGGAGCTCAGAGGAGAACACACagaagagtgtgtgttcagagagagagggcagcagcacagagacacacaacagcagCCAGAACACACCTTAAAGCATGGACTCATCTACATATGACTGGAACCATGGACTGTATATAAGTGTTAAATATTCAtcgtatactgtatgtagtgaTATATTAACAGATGAATTAATAAACGTTTTGAATATTAATCTACCTcttgtattattgtattattgtaaTCATTTTAAACAGGTGGCCAAAACTCCCAAAGGTTTGTCTATTTAAtaattgattgaatattgatgatGATATTTGTATGGTAACAATGGTCATACAACAGAAGCCAGTACACACCTTAAACCATTTAAATGTGGCTAGATCCATGGATCATATTTAACTGTTGAATAATCATCCTAATATATGTATGTTAATAATAGCTGTAATAAATACGTACAGTGTTTTCCGTaccataaggcacactggactataaggcacatctgactgtaaggcgcaccttcaatgaatggcatatcCTAATccgttttcacatataaggcacactggattataaggcgcactgtcggtttttgagaaaattaaaggcttgtAGGTgagctttatagtgcggaaaattgTAATTGTATACAGGATCCTTAGTtaacatcattttaaatatcTGACCTTAATTGGCATAATGATCATAAGACTTAGAGGTTTTTTTACTCATTTCACATCCATTAGATGTCATATTGATGCCAGTAGACTGCATTGACACATTCTGTGTATATAACAGATGTGAAAAGATCCTAAAATAAATGATCAAGCATCAAGGGTCAATGAATAACCGAGCCCCTCTATTCGTGATTTTTAGCATCTGTAGAATTTTAGCTTTCATCTGATTTGACGAGAAATGTCCCAAACTATCAACTGTTATCATATCAGCTTACTCCAAACACATAACTTTATATGTGAAGAACTGTTTACAATGCATTTACAACTCATTTACAATACATTTGTTATGACAAAAATCAATCATGTAGTTTAGTATTAAATGTAGTTTGAATATGTCAGAGTGATACGTCCGCCTCTTTTGACACCCTGAAATGAATCAGAAAAGCCAATAAGAGAGAGACAATGATGGTTTGGGTGAACAGAGCATTGAAATACAGTTAATCTCTCCAGGGAACTCAATCACTCCTCATCattcactgaaaaaaacaatgttaGGGACAGACTTTGTGAAGTAAAACAGTAATGATGACCTTTCCCACCCATTGTTTATCCTTTTTCCATGCTTGAGTTGTTTACATCTTAATGTCAGGCACTATGACGTTTGCTCCGTCTCTCGCTGGCTCCCGTCTGGCTGTCAGGGCTTTTCTTTCTCAATAATAGAGGGATTGTCTGGTAAACGTGGCAGTACAGGGGCGGAGGAGAAAAGCAAATACTTTGAGAACTCActtagcttttcttttcttttctatttgtgGGGTTATGCTTTGATTTTCAGGGACGTGTTAACAGATTTCACTGATCGCCTTCATCCGCTGTCTTCTGCTACTTCCATCACTTCTTTCCTGTCCTCTCCATCCTTTCCACTCACTCTATGATAATTAGGCTGGGAGTTGCCCTCACATCCCCTCAACTCACTAACCCTTGCTTTCATCTCCTCATTTCTCCTGTGAGATGCTGAGCATCGGCTACACATGGGAACATTTACTGAAccctttttttctgcttttcaccccctcccccaataCCCCATCCTCCTATCATCCTTCTTAATTGAAATCATCCTCTTTACTATTTCCATCTTCACCTTACCCTCATCCCCTCCCTCTCATTTCCTTGTTGTCCCAGACACTTTAACTGACTCTTAATCAACAGGGTGTGTTTGAAGCAGACTTTTTATTGCTATTACAAAAGCACATGAgtcagtgctgtgtgtgtgtgtgtgtgtgtgtgtgtgtgtgtgtgtgtgtgtgtgtgtgtgtgtgtgtgtgtgtgtgtgtgtgtgtgtgtgtgtgtgtgtgtgtgtgtgtttgtgtgtctgtttatgttAAAAAGATGTAGTTAATGCAATATGGTGCCTCATCAAATCTAATATGGAAAATTGCGCATTGGTAAATCCGGTGTTGCATATTTCAAAGTTTCAGCTCGTAAAGCTCTCCATGTTTTGCTGATTAATCATcttgatttttatatttacagagTTTGGATTGGGACTGAACCTCATGAAAACAggcaagaaaacacaaacacgcacacacaccctgacGCCAGCTCTGTCCCATTAGGTGACCGACATCACACATAATAAAGTTAGGTATACAGACAGCACTGTGTCAGTGATAAACTCCAGTTAAAATACACGTTTAATGGACTCCACTATgcatttggttttatttccttttgccATCATTTTACAACCATAGTACTAAATTTGGATTTATTACACTCTACGCAGGAAGTTTAGTTTATTCTTTATGGATAGATGATTTCACTTATGAAGCATTTGTACAATGTATGTTGTGAAGTGTGAAGGAACTTTCTATTGAAGGCCAGAGAGGGTCTGACAATGCATTCAGCTTAATCAGAAGATGTGAGGTAAAGTGACCGTTAAAAAAAGTAGCAACTACAAAGTTCATGATTTTGTTTGGTAGAAATCTGGATTTACTCTTGCAGTACAGTGAcgtttaaatgaataaaatggtcAGTGTTTTGCTTGAACATTCTTGGAGATTTTGAACTCTTCATCATGATGACCGAAGTCCAAATGTCCTATCAGGCCATTTGGGATAAACAACCCCCTGTGTCCCCTCTTTGTAATGGAATGACTTCACcgcatatataaaataaaactgctggCCTGTATTTGTGCCACAAATTCTAATAACATTTACTAATTCTCTATCATGTATCatgcattaaattaaatgtattattctTCACTCTTAACAATATGCTGTAGACATATAGAGTTGTTCAAGTGGTGTGTTTGTTCAATGTTCATGCCCTTTTGAAATAACATGACTGCAGGTACCCAGCTTTCTTACTGTGGTAATGCGTTATATGCAGCGaaaaggtcaaatatttttatatattctgCTCACAAAGACCAGCTTTTGtagcgttcacacacacacatgcacatactcacacacatttcctgtgtGACTTTGAGGGTCTCTGGTATTTGAACAGATGTGGGCAGACTGAGCGTGCCTAGATCCCCTCCTGACCCGAACATGCACTTCCTGCTCCGAAAGCTAACACCCAGTGAGAACAATCGTAGTCTGTACCCTCCaagcgcatgcacacacactggggTCAGCATGCAgttcataaacacacataaaaacacttgCTCACAGATACTTTGAGGAATGGAATTGActtgcaacacacacactctcacaaagcaattagtgtgtgtttttttccagatgaGGTAAGAGTGGGAGTTTACACTGTTTTCAAGACATTTATCAGTGCCTTGTATGTTTCAGTCATGTGTACACACTAATTAATACATTTCTTAGATCTTTTTTGAGCCTGTTATTTTTGGTCATACAGGAAGACACATTACATTACAAAGAGTGTTTTAAAAGTTCTAAAATGTGTGCGCATGTGGAAAAAAGATTGTAGTCACAGAGTAGAGATGAGTACTTCCCCTGTTTGAGTGTGAAtcctcaaaaaataaaactttcaatGAATAACTTTGGTCAAAGACACACCGGAGAAACTATAGACAAGGAATATGAAAACTCCATGTAAAAACATAAGATGGGCAAAtagaaaaatgtgaattttatgtTATGATTAAATACAGCGAAAGAGATAGAgcaacacaaatacatttgGAGTAAAGCGGgacaaatgaaatcaaaagaaTTAAATTAACTGAAAATAATCCATCATTTCAGATCAAATAGAAGTTAAATTAGATTAAGAGGCCATGGAATGGGAGCTGAATTTATGCCTCTAAGACCaaatgaaatgctgaaggcCGTTTATCCAGTGCTacaggtggaggagggagatgtaaaaccacacacacacacacaaacacacacacaaacacacacacacacacacacacacacacacacacacacacacacacacacacacatacacatacacatgcgcacacacgcTTATATGCacgcgcactcacacacacactattgtgaaaatgaaatatgcTTTTCTTCATTTGATCTGACTAATcttgcatgaataaaaaaaaggggaaataaAATATAGCAAGAAGCACAATGTGGTTTCACTGGTAACGACTTGGCAAGTCAGCAAAGGACAGCTACAGAACACAAGCAATAAAGTGTACAGTTCAACTGAAATTCAAACACATaagtcattttaaatttgaaatcaAACATACTGAAACAGGATATTAATAAATCAAAGCCACAAACAGCTACCAAGGGGCTGTTTCTAgccaaacattttctttaaccATGAAGTGAAGGGATCAACTCTGTTTCAGAGAGCTCTAACCAAGTcataaaaacaatcacattaGGGTTTTCTCCCGAGCAAACATCTCTGCAACAAAACTGCTGGAAAGATATTTCCAGCAGTAGCAACTGTGGTTTCTtagagtaacaaaaaaaaaccccaaaaaaacttTGTAAGTAGATTCAGTGCAGAGTGATACCAAATTGAGTGGTAGCATAGGGGCCAGGTGGTGATTCAGGTGCTTTGATCCAGactgtccatccatctatccatccatccatcccccacccacccacccacccatccctccatccatccatccatccatccatccatccatccatccatccatccatccatccatccatccatccatccatccatccatcttcaactctTATCCGGGGCCAGGTCGCGGGGAAAACAGTCTCAGAAGGGATGCActtacttccctctccccagacacctcctccagctcctctggggggataccaaggccagctgagagatatggtctctccagcgtgtcctaggtcttccccgaggcctccccccggtaggacatgctcggaacacctccctagggaggcgtccaggaggcatccagaacagatgcccgagccaccacagctggctccacttgaggcagaggagcagcggcgcTACTcagagctcctccctggtgactgagctctcCACCCTATCTATatgggtgcgcccagccactctatggaggaaactcatctgggatcttgtcctttcggtcatgacccaaagctcatgatcataggtgagagtaggaacgtagattgaccggtaaatccgAGATTTTCGTCtggcgactcagctccttcttcaccacgacagatcTATACAGCGACCGcttcactgcagaagctgcaacAATCTGTCTATCGATCTCACATTCCattcttccctcactcgtggacaagaccccaagatagtTAAACTTCTCTatttggggcaaagactctccaccgacctgaagagggcacaccaccctttcccgatcgagaaccatggcctagAATTTAGagatgctgatcctcatcccactcccgtcacactcagctgcaaactgtcccagGGCATGtttgaaggtccaggtttgatg encodes:
- the LOC137608627 gene encoding heat shock protein 30-like; this encodes MLCSHGFQSSLIPVTSFYWPVHRLRPEVGPLLCQHRNLQQLCSSLELMEKLQRSILEEMEPFQTSMEVQPVSQQLEKEGPHFGLTLDTRGFSPEELSVRQVGRKLRVRGRTEKKQGEEEKGSYSYRLQEFRREFDLPEGTNHGAVTCFLDPDGKLHIQAAEAPQVDEAERELAIKRSSEENTQKSVCSEREGSSTETHNSSQNTP